The genome window TGTTTTGGCATCAGGGACGAGTTCAACGGGTTTTTGTTGATCTTCTCGATGTCTGCCCTGGACAATGCTTTGTAAGTGCTGGGCAGCTTTTTGAACTGTGCATTATAAATGCCCTCCATGAATTCGTTGCGGGCGAGGAATTTTGGCAAAGCAATTTTTTCACCCTCATAAGGCGAAAATGTTGAAGTCAGGTCGCCGCAAATCGTCCTCCGCCATGCGCTAATGTTGGTTTCTTCGATCTTCTTGCCGGACTTATGACTCGTGAATTTCTCCAAAAACTGCAAAATGGAAGTATGGTCAAAAACCTCTGAGCATACATTGCCCCCACGGTTCCAGGGTGAGGCCACGACCAGCGGAACCCGGAAGCCGAGTCCGATCGGACTCTCGCGGCATTCCTTCTTCTCTTTTTGGGTCATATCCTGCTCCATCGTCACAAATTCCGTTTTGCAATCGATGCCTTCGGAAACTGCGCCGGAATCTTCCTTATAAGGATTGGGAACCACGAAAGGCGGAACGTGATCGAAATAGCCGTCGTTTTCGTCGTAGCAAAGGATGAAAATGGTTTTTTTCCAAACTTCGGGATCAGCGGTCAGGATATCCATTACTTCCGAAACATACCAGGCTCCATACCAGGGGGAGGTGGGGTGGTCGGAGAAATTTTCGGGTGCCACGAGCCAGGAGACGGTTGGCAGTTTTCCGCTTTTTACATCGCTTCGAAACTGGTGCAGAATGTCGCCTTGCGGTGCCTTGGCTTCATGTTCAATGTCGCCGTCGTGATATTTTACAGTGGTTACCTTGCGATAATCTGGGTCATTCTTGTTGGTTGTAAAGGCTTTTTCGTGAATGTTCTTGGCGCGTTGCGAGAGCTTTTCATAGTTCTCAGGCGTCCACTTTTCAAGTTCTTCTTTTGCAAACGTGAGCTCCTTTTGCTTTGCAGTCAGGGACTTTTCAAGATCCGTCGCTGCTTTTGTTCCCTTTTCAGCTTTCGCCAGTTTCGCCTCCGTTTCTTTAATTTCGTTCGGAAGCGCAGCTAATCTTGCTTTTTGGTATTTCTGATAACCTTTGTGATAACGGATCTGATATTGGCTGAACCATTCAATCGGATTATCCGTAAAATTGGCCAGCCACGAATCTTCCTCGCCCGTCAGGCCTGTATCTATACTGAGTTCGTTCTGGTAAATGCGCCAGGAAACGCCATTGTCTTCGAGGCGTTCGGGAAATGTCATCCATGATGCTTCCTTATCATCCGTCACATTTTCATTTCTGACATTGGCATAATGTTCCGGCCCCGATTTCTCACGTACAGTCCCCGACCACAGATAAAGCCGGTTTGGCGTCGTGCCAGTAAGTGACGAACAGAAATTCTGGTCGCACACGGTGAAAGCATCCGCCAGTGCATAGTAAAATGGAATGTCTTCCCGGTTATAGAAACCTTGTGTCAACGGCATTTTGGCATAATCCTTATGGCCCGGCTGCTTCGCAATGAGCCATTTATCATATTTGCCATCATTGCGCGCGTCCACCTGGTTGGGCCAGGAATGGGGTAGGGAACCCATCCAGGTTGCATTCGATTCGCGCATGTTCAGCCGGAAGGGAACGTAAGTTTCGCCAAATGCATTGGTTTGCATCCAGACCAGATTTTTATTGGGAAGGGTGATTGCGCGGGGATCATTAAAGCCGCGAACACCTCGCAAAGACCCGTAACAATGGTCAAAAGAACGGTTTTCCTGCATCAGGATCACCACGTGTTCGGCGTCGAGGTAAGTGCTTCCTTTTTTGGGATCAATAGCGAGTGCCCTTTGTATGGAAGCCGGCAACACGCTGAACATGCCAGCTGCTCCGGTGAGCATGGTTGCCTTTTTTATAAATTCTCTTCTAGAGTCCATGGTGTTATCAGGAATAGGTTTTGGTAACGTTTTATATTACCGCTTATTTCTGCTAAAGTACCACCGATTTGGATT of Dyadobacter chenhuakuii contains these proteins:
- a CDS encoding phosphocholine-specific phospholipase C, coding for MDSRREFIKKATMLTGAAGMFSVLPASIQRALAIDPKKGSTYLDAEHVVILMQENRSFDHCYGSLRGVRGFNDPRAITLPNKNLVWMQTNAFGETYVPFRLNMRESNATWMGSLPHSWPNQVDARNDGKYDKWLIAKQPGHKDYAKMPLTQGFYNREDIPFYYALADAFTVCDQNFCSSLTGTTPNRLYLWSGTVREKSGPEHYANVRNENVTDDKEASWMTFPERLEDNGVSWRIYQNELSIDTGLTGEEDSWLANFTDNPIEWFSQYQIRYHKGYQKYQKARLAALPNEIKETEAKLAKAEKGTKAATDLEKSLTAKQKELTFAKEELEKWTPENYEKLSQRAKNIHEKAFTTNKNDPDYRKVTTVKYHDGDIEHEAKAPQGDILHQFRSDVKSGKLPTVSWLVAPENFSDHPTSPWYGAWYVSEVMDILTADPEVWKKTIFILCYDENDGYFDHVPPFVVPNPYKEDSGAVSEGIDCKTEFVTMEQDMTQKEKKECRESPIGLGFRVPLVVASPWNRGGNVCSEVFDHTSILQFLEKFTSHKSGKKIEETNISAWRRTICGDLTSTFSPYEGEKIALPKFLARNEFMEGIYNAQFKKLPSTYKALSRADIEKINKNPLNSSLMPKQEKGTRPSCPLPYELAADGNFNSAKNAFEIKLEAKNGIFRDKAAGAPFMIYAPGKYKNEDVKVWNYAVKAGDALTGSWKPEDFEGGKYHLRVYGPNGFFREFQGNKAAGNVKVGFNYQLDKNGKPTGSIELKMEGDKQTAKSAFLIQDNAYGANNQLVTLSNDGLAGMFEKTLALNLDKSFQWYDFSVTLEDQPDFLVRLAGHVETGRISTSDPLMGDLA